The Candidatus Methylacidiphilales bacterium region GTTATTATTAAAAAGATTACCGCTATTTACGTTAATCGAATTATAGACATCAAAGCGTGTGTAGGCTTGTCCCGCTCCTGCTACATCTACATGGTTTCCGCTAAAATACTGTGTAGATCCGACGTTTGAGGGAATTGTTCGGTTATCGATGGCACTATTGATCGCATTTTCCAACCAATTAAATGGATTCCACCAACTTTTTGTGACATTAGAATCACCAGCAAGATACGCATAACTTGATTCAACATTTGATGGAATAGTTTTAGGATAGGCTACATCAATATCATTGAATGGCCAACCCATCGCATAGACGGGATCGATCATGTGCATTTGAGTGATGATTTTTTCGTTACTCCGAGGGGCTACAAGATATTTATCATACACCGTTGTCGTTGTGGTGTTTGAAACCATCATACCGGTAGGAGTATAGCTGTGTGTAGTCGTAGTCATCCGCCTCGCACTACTCAAATCCGGAATCCCTTCATTATAGATCCGGTCGGCCACCTGCATCATGGCTACATTGCCGCGACTCCATGCTGCCATATTGATAATCGTATCCCCCGCATTATAATTTTCAACGATTTTATTGTAAACATTCGCTGATATATCACTCACCCCATAGCCCGTAGCACCACTGATTCTATCCTTATTATCTCCACCAGGGCCAGCAAAATAATATCCATTCCCAACATAATCCCTAGCCATTTCCGGTAACAAACTAGGTGGCGCACCATCCTTACC contains the following coding sequences:
- a CDS encoding DUF2235 domain-containing protein; translation: ASGWRGYRLEGDVIHMGARLYHYSTACFLAADPLGHASDMSLYRYANNDPVNGVDPSGRAGYFIDGTWYNAAGGKDGAPPSLLPEMARDYVGNGYYFAGPGGDNKDRISGATGYGVSDISANVYNKIVENYNAGDTIINMAAWSRGNVAMMQVADRIYNEGIPDLSSARRMTTTTHSYTPTGMMVSNTTTTTVYDKYLVAPRSNEKIITQMHMIDPVYAMGWPFNDIDVAYPKTIPSNVESSYAYLAGDSNVTKSWWNPFNWLENAINSAIDNRTIPSNVGSTQYFSGNHVDVAGAGQAYTRFDVYNSINVNSGNLFNNNSNMGLGK